A single Xylanimonas cellulosilytica DSM 15894 DNA region contains:
- the rplT gene encoding 50S ribosomal protein L20, translating into MARVKRAVNAQKKRRTTLERASGYRGQRSRLYRKAKEQVTHSLVYAYRDRKVKKGDFRKLWIQRINAAARAQGLTYNRFVQGLGLAGVEVDRRMLAELAVNDIAAFNALVEVAKAALPADVNAPKAAA; encoded by the coding sequence GTGGCACGCGTGAAGCGGGCGGTCAACGCCCAGAAGAAGCGCCGTACGACCCTCGAGCGCGCCAGCGGCTACCGCGGCCAGCGCTCGCGCCTCTACCGGAAGGCGAAGGAGCAGGTCACCCACTCCCTCGTCTACGCCTACCGTGACCGCAAGGTCAAGAAGGGCGACTTCCGCAAGCTGTGGATCCAGCGCATCAACGCTGCGGCCCGCGCCCAGGGTCTGACCTACAACCGCTTCGTCCAGGGCCTCGGCCTGGCCGGGGTCGAGGTCGACCGCCGCATGCTCGCGGAGCTCGCCGTCAACGACATCGCGGCGTTCAACGCGCTCGTCGAGGTCGCCAAGGCCGCGCTCCCCGCGGACGTCAACGCTCCCAAGGCCGCGGCCTGA
- the priA gene encoding bifunctional 1-(5-phosphoribosyl)-5-((5-phosphoribosylamino)methylideneamino)imidazole-4-carboxamide isomerase/phosphoribosylanthranilate isomerase PriA, with amino-acid sequence MTDRLVLLPAVDVADGQAVRLVQGEAGSETSYGDPLAAALDWQAGGAEWVHLVDLDAAFGRGSNAELLAEVVRKLDVHVELSGGIRDDESLERALATGARRVNIGTAALENPEWTAAIISTYGDLVAVGLDVRGTTLAARGWTQEGGDLWEVLARLDEAGCARYVVTDVTKDGTLRGPNVDLLREVAARTDAAVVASGGISSLDDLRALRDLVGEGVEGAVVGKALYAGAFTLPEALDVAGRP; translated from the coding sequence CTCGTCCAGGGCGAGGCCGGCTCCGAGACCTCGTACGGCGACCCGCTCGCCGCCGCCCTCGACTGGCAGGCGGGCGGCGCCGAGTGGGTCCACCTGGTGGACCTCGACGCCGCGTTCGGCCGCGGCTCCAACGCGGAGCTGCTGGCCGAGGTCGTGCGCAAGCTCGACGTGCACGTGGAGCTCTCGGGCGGCATCCGCGACGACGAGTCCCTGGAGCGTGCGCTCGCCACCGGTGCCCGCCGCGTCAACATCGGCACGGCCGCGCTCGAGAACCCGGAGTGGACCGCGGCCATCATCTCGACGTACGGCGACCTGGTCGCCGTCGGCCTCGACGTGCGCGGCACCACGCTCGCCGCCCGCGGCTGGACCCAGGAGGGCGGCGACCTGTGGGAGGTGCTCGCCCGCCTGGACGAGGCCGGCTGCGCCCGCTACGTGGTCACCGACGTGACCAAGGACGGCACCCTGCGCGGCCCGAACGTCGACCTGCTGCGCGAGGTCGCCGCCCGCACGGACGCCGCGGTCGTCGCCTCGGGCGGCATCTCCTCGCTCGACGACCTGCGCGCCCTGCGCGACCTGGTGGGAGAAGGCGTCGAGGGCGCTGTCGTCGGCAAGGCCCTGTACGCCGGGGCGTTCACCCTGCCCGAGGCGCTCGACGTCGCGGGCCGGCCGTGA
- the pheT gene encoding phenylalanine--tRNA ligase subunit beta: protein MPLVVTEWLADHVELPTDLTAEQLAAALVKVGLEEEAVHAAKVTGPLVVGRVLAQTPEPQKNGKTINWCLVDVGPEHNATQIKGVDPADIPAGGARGIICGAHNFGVGDLVVVALPGTVLPGPFPIAARKTYGHVSDGMICSTAELGLGDGGHGIIVVPRDLGIEDAVPGQDAIALLGLGDEVLEINVTPDRGYAFSYRGVAREFSHSTGAAFTDRALVSDLPAATADGFAVEVDDAAPIHGVVGCDRFVTRIVRDLDPTAPTPSWMKRRLEASGMRSISLAVDVTNYVMLDLGQPLHAYDLDKVAAPVVVRRATPGERLTTLDDVDRALDSEDLLITDSPDGRASRVLGLAGVMGGASSEVSEATTAVLVEAAHFDPITVARTARRHRLPSEAAKRFERGVDPRLPAVAAQRVVDLLVEHGGGTADPAVGDLDATTAPAPITFPVGLATRVAGVEYPREQVVGILEQIGCTVAPGPTADEVVVTPPTWRPDLTERVALVEEIVRIAGYDQIPSVVPAAPGGRGLTAGQRVRRSVARALAEAGLVETLSYPFIGDAELDALGLPADDARRTAVRLANPLADDRPLMRTSLLATLVETARRNVARGLPDVAVFEVGLVTLPTAASPAAPQLPVGVRPSADELEALAAAVPAQPRHVAAVLTGRSDLAGWWGTGRTADWADALELARLVAERAGVAVAVEPATDVMPWHPGRCAALVVDGGDADERIIGYAGELHPKVVERTGLPKRSVAFELDLTALEDAASGEPVAATPVSAFPAAKEDFAFVVDDAVPAETVRAAVVTGAGDLLEDVSLFDVFTGEQLGEGRKSLAYSVRLRAADRTLTADEVRAAREAIVAAATEAGATLRA from the coding sequence ATGCCCCTCGTCGTCACGGAGTGGCTCGCCGACCACGTCGAGCTGCCCACGGACCTGACCGCCGAGCAGCTCGCGGCCGCTCTGGTCAAGGTGGGCCTCGAGGAGGAGGCGGTCCACGCCGCCAAGGTCACCGGGCCGCTGGTCGTCGGGCGCGTGCTCGCCCAGACGCCCGAGCCGCAGAAGAACGGCAAGACCATCAACTGGTGCCTGGTCGACGTCGGCCCGGAGCACAACGCCACGCAGATCAAGGGCGTCGACCCCGCCGACATCCCGGCGGGGGGTGCGCGCGGCATCATCTGCGGCGCGCACAACTTCGGTGTCGGCGACCTGGTGGTCGTCGCGCTGCCGGGCACCGTGCTGCCCGGACCGTTCCCCATCGCGGCCCGCAAGACGTACGGCCACGTCTCGGACGGCATGATCTGCTCGACGGCGGAGCTCGGCCTGGGCGACGGGGGGCACGGCATCATCGTCGTCCCGCGCGACCTCGGCATCGAGGACGCGGTCCCCGGCCAGGACGCGATCGCCCTGCTGGGCCTGGGCGACGAGGTCCTCGAGATCAACGTGACCCCGGACCGCGGCTACGCGTTCAGCTACCGCGGCGTCGCGCGCGAGTTCTCGCACTCGACGGGCGCGGCCTTCACCGACCGCGCCCTGGTGAGCGACCTGCCCGCCGCCACGGCCGACGGCTTCGCCGTCGAGGTGGACGACGCCGCACCGATCCACGGCGTCGTCGGCTGCGACCGGTTCGTCACGCGCATCGTGCGCGACCTCGACCCGACCGCCCCGACGCCATCCTGGATGAAGCGCCGCCTCGAAGCCTCGGGCATGCGCTCCATCTCGCTCGCCGTCGACGTCACCAACTACGTGATGCTCGACCTCGGCCAGCCGCTGCACGCGTACGACCTCGACAAGGTCGCCGCACCCGTCGTCGTGCGCCGCGCGACCCCCGGGGAGCGCCTCACCACGCTCGACGACGTCGACCGCGCGCTCGACTCCGAGGACCTGCTCATCACCGACAGCCCCGACGGCCGCGCGAGCCGCGTGCTGGGCCTGGCCGGCGTCATGGGTGGTGCCTCCTCCGAGGTCAGCGAGGCGACGACGGCGGTGCTCGTCGAGGCCGCGCACTTCGACCCGATCACCGTCGCGCGCACCGCACGCCGCCACAGGCTGCCCTCCGAGGCGGCCAAGCGGTTCGAGCGTGGCGTCGACCCGCGCCTCCCCGCGGTCGCGGCGCAGCGCGTCGTCGACCTGCTGGTCGAGCACGGCGGCGGCACGGCGGATCCGGCCGTCGGCGACCTGGACGCGACGACGGCACCCGCGCCGATCACGTTCCCGGTCGGGTTGGCGACGCGCGTCGCAGGCGTCGAGTACCCGCGCGAGCAGGTCGTCGGCATCCTCGAGCAGATCGGCTGCACCGTCGCCCCCGGGCCCACGGCGGACGAGGTCGTCGTGACCCCGCCGACCTGGCGGCCCGACCTGACCGAGCGGGTCGCGCTCGTCGAGGAGATCGTCCGCATCGCGGGCTACGACCAGATCCCGTCGGTCGTCCCCGCCGCCCCCGGGGGCCGCGGCCTCACCGCGGGGCAGCGCGTGCGCCGTTCCGTCGCCCGCGCCCTCGCGGAGGCGGGTCTCGTCGAGACTCTGTCGTACCCGTTCATCGGTGACGCGGAGCTCGACGCGCTCGGCCTGCCCGCCGACGACGCACGGCGGACCGCGGTGCGCCTGGCGAACCCGCTCGCGGACGACCGCCCGCTCATGCGCACGTCGCTGCTCGCCACGCTGGTGGAGACCGCACGCCGCAACGTGGCGCGGGGCCTGCCCGACGTCGCCGTGTTCGAGGTCGGTCTCGTCACGCTGCCGACGGCCGCGTCGCCTGCGGCACCGCAGCTGCCGGTGGGCGTGCGCCCGTCGGCCGACGAGCTCGAGGCGCTCGCGGCGGCGGTCCCGGCCCAGCCGAGGCACGTGGCCGCCGTGCTGACCGGCCGCAGCGACCTCGCCGGCTGGTGGGGCACGGGCCGCACGGCCGACTGGGCCGACGCCCTCGAGCTGGCTCGCCTGGTGGCGGAGCGTGCCGGGGTCGCCGTCGCGGTCGAGCCCGCCACCGACGTGATGCCGTGGCACCCGGGTCGCTGTGCGGCGCTGGTCGTCGACGGCGGGGACGCCGACGAGCGGATCATCGGCTACGCGGGCGAGCTGCACCCGAAGGTCGTCGAGCGCACCGGCCTGCCGAAGCGCTCGGTCGCGTTCGAGCTCGACCTGACGGCCCTGGAGGACGCCGCGAGCGGGGAGCCCGTCGCGGCGACGCCGGTCTCGGCGTTCCCGGCGGCGAAGGAGGACTTCGCGTTCGTCGTCGACGACGCCGTCCCCGCCGAGACGGTGCGTGCCGCCGTCGTCACGGGGGCGGGGGACCTGCTGGAGGACGTGAGCCTCTTCGACGTCTTCACGGGGGAGCAGCTCGGCGAGGGCCGCAAGTCGCTGGCCTACTCGGTGCGCCTGCGCGCCGCGGACCGCACCCTGACGGCCGACGAGGTCCGCGCGGCGCGCGAGGCCATCGTCGCCGCCGCGACGGAGGCCGGCGCCACGCTGCGCGCCTGA
- a CDS encoding SseB family protein, which translates to MTHAHEDDAAGQALPGHLRSIQPTSQFAGDDGTADPELAALLAGHAAGTVPLRDVVARLAACRVLVPVLAELDVAEAVVVDGQELHVDKEASSGVVALQAPDGRRALPVFTSVATMRAWRESARPVPVEAARAALSAVSEDWSLLVVDPAGPVTVTVPRPAVWAMAQGRAWEPALVATQDGLVVDDEVLAAVRLAAEPVQHVVRVGAQPGRTAEVAVVLSIDAGLDRAGLDGVLRQVNARLGASDVVAERVDSLELRIAAAR; encoded by the coding sequence GTGACCCACGCGCACGAGGACGACGCGGCGGGCCAGGCCCTGCCCGGCCACCTGCGCTCCATCCAGCCGACGTCGCAGTTCGCGGGCGACGACGGCACGGCCGACCCCGAGCTCGCCGCGCTCCTCGCGGGGCACGCGGCGGGCACGGTACCGCTGCGTGACGTCGTCGCGCGCCTGGCCGCGTGCCGGGTGCTGGTGCCGGTGCTGGCCGAGCTCGACGTCGCCGAGGCGGTCGTGGTCGACGGGCAGGAGCTGCACGTCGACAAGGAGGCGTCCTCGGGCGTGGTCGCGCTGCAGGCGCCGGACGGGCGCCGCGCGCTGCCCGTGTTCACGTCCGTGGCGACCATGAGGGCGTGGCGGGAGTCGGCCCGGCCGGTGCCCGTCGAGGCCGCCCGCGCGGCGCTCTCCGCGGTGAGCGAGGACTGGTCGCTGCTGGTCGTCGACCCCGCCGGTCCGGTGACGGTGACCGTGCCGCGTCCCGCCGTGTGGGCCATGGCCCAGGGCAGGGCGTGGGAGCCGGCGCTCGTCGCGACGCAGGACGGGCTGGTCGTCGACGACGAGGTGCTCGCCGCCGTCCGGCTGGCCGCCGAACCGGTGCAGCACGTGGTGCGGGTGGGCGCGCAGCCGGGGCGGACGGCCGAGGTCGCCGTCGTGCTGTCCATCGATGCCGGGCTCGACCGGGCCGGGCTGGACGGCGTGCTGCGGCAGGTCAACGCCCGCCTGGGCGCCTCCGACGTCGTCGCCGAGCGCGTCGACTCCCTCGAGCTGCGGATCGCCGCGGCGAGGTAG
- the rpmI gene encoding 50S ribosomal protein L35 — translation MPKNKTHSGAKKRFRITGSGKVMREQANARHLLEHKPSTRTRRLAQDQVVAPADVKKIKKLLGK, via the coding sequence ATGCCGAAGAACAAGACGCACTCCGGCGCCAAGAAGCGCTTCCGGATCACCGGGAGCGGCAAGGTCATGCGCGAGCAGGCGAACGCCCGCCACCTGCTCGAGCACAAGCCGAGCACCCGCACGCGCCGTCTGGCTCAGGACCAGGTCGTCGCCCCCGCCGACGTCAAGAAGATCAAGAAGCTGCTCGGTAAGTGA
- the thpR gene encoding RNA 2',3'-cyclic phosphodiesterase, with the protein MRLFTAVYPSPEASAHLDLALGAIGGAAVADPGAGLRWIPQEQRHVTVAFHGEVPDGAAPGYVADLEAAVAQIEPFDVVLAGGGSFGGRTLWAGVADGVAGLRALSAAAEEAAATAGFRADDRAGGRPHLTLARVSSSRGLPNRGLSNRGGPRRPVGRSDGAAPLAAWAHALAVYRGPAWTVEAVHVVASVLGAGRSGGPLHDDVAVLALGHGSRE; encoded by the coding sequence ATGCGCCTCTTCACCGCCGTCTACCCGTCGCCCGAGGCGTCCGCGCACCTCGACCTCGCGCTCGGCGCTATCGGCGGTGCCGCCGTCGCCGACCCGGGCGCGGGGCTGCGCTGGATCCCCCAGGAGCAGCGGCACGTGACCGTGGCGTTCCACGGCGAGGTGCCGGACGGCGCCGCGCCCGGCTACGTCGCCGACCTCGAGGCCGCCGTCGCGCAGATCGAGCCGTTCGACGTCGTCCTCGCGGGCGGCGGGTCGTTCGGCGGGCGCACGCTGTGGGCGGGCGTGGCCGACGGCGTCGCGGGCCTGCGCGCGCTCTCCGCCGCCGCCGAGGAGGCCGCGGCGACGGCCGGGTTCCGCGCCGACGACCGCGCGGGCGGGAGACCGCACCTCACCCTGGCGCGGGTCTCTTCGTCGCGCGGGCTGCCGAACCGTGGGCTGTCGAACCGCGGCGGGCCGCGCCGCCCGGTCGGCCGGTCCGACGGCGCGGCGCCGCTGGCCGCGTGGGCGCACGCCCTGGCCGTGTACCGCGGCCCGGCCTGGACGGTGGAGGCGGTGCACGTCGTGGCGAGCGTGCTGGGTGCGGGCCGCTCCGGCGGACCGCTGCACGACGACGTCGCCGTCCTCGCCCTGGGCCACGGGTCGCGGGAGTAG
- a CDS encoding glycoside hydrolase family 43 protein, with product MAKPHTPLVTGIYTADPSAHVFDGKIYIYPSHDLGNDKEDDGSGDHFWMEDYHVFSLESLDAEAVDEGEALHIKDVPWASEQMWAPDAATKNGKYYLYFPAKDKDGIFRIGVAVGDSPAGPFTPETDYIAGSFTIDPAVFVDDDGKAYLYVGGLWGGQLEKWQTGEFVPNPGASAGEDGPQGDQPALLPFAAELNDDMISLAEPLRTIEIRDENGELLKAADTDRRFFEGSWVHKFNGKYYFSYSTGDTHYLAYAEGETPFGPFTYKGRILEPVLGWTTHHSIVEVDGQWVLFYHDAELSGGKTQLRNIKYTPLEIAPDGTITTITPPVR from the coding sequence GTGGCCAAGCCCCACACCCCGCTTGTCACCGGCATCTACACCGCCGACCCCTCCGCCCACGTCTTCGACGGCAAGATCTACATCTACCCGTCGCACGACCTGGGCAACGACAAGGAGGACGACGGCAGCGGCGACCACTTCTGGATGGAGGACTACCACGTCTTCTCCCTGGAGTCTCTCGACGCCGAGGCCGTCGACGAGGGTGAGGCCCTGCACATCAAGGACGTGCCGTGGGCCAGCGAGCAGATGTGGGCCCCCGACGCCGCCACGAAGAACGGCAAGTACTACCTCTACTTCCCGGCCAAGGACAAGGACGGCATCTTCCGCATCGGCGTCGCCGTCGGCGACTCCCCCGCCGGCCCGTTCACGCCCGAGACCGACTACATCGCCGGGTCGTTCACCATCGACCCGGCCGTGTTCGTCGACGACGACGGCAAGGCCTACCTGTACGTCGGCGGCCTGTGGGGCGGCCAGCTCGAGAAGTGGCAGACCGGCGAGTTCGTCCCCAACCCTGGCGCCAGCGCCGGCGAGGACGGCCCCCAGGGCGACCAGCCCGCGCTGCTGCCGTTCGCGGCCGAGCTGAACGACGACATGATCTCCCTGGCCGAGCCCCTGCGCACCATCGAGATCCGCGACGAGAACGGTGAGCTGCTCAAGGCGGCCGACACCGACCGCCGCTTCTTCGAGGGCTCCTGGGTGCACAAGTTCAACGGCAAGTACTACTTCTCGTACTCCACCGGTGACACGCACTACCTCGCGTACGCCGAGGGTGAGACGCCGTTCGGTCCCTTCACGTACAAGGGACGCATCCTCGAGCCGGTGCTCGGGTGGACGACGCACCACTCGATCGTCGAGGTCGACGGTCAGTGGGTCCTCTTCTACCACGACGCGGAGCTGTCGGGCGGCAAGACCCAGCTGCGGAACATCAAGTACACGCCGCTGGAGATCGCGCCGGACGGCACCATCACCACCATCACGCCGCCCGTCCGCTGA
- the pheS gene encoding phenylalanine--tRNA ligase subunit alpha translates to MSAVADALPDGPSPLDVAALDAAVAQALADVAAATDLDALKTVRTAHTGDRSPLALANRAIGALPGPDKAAAGKNLGPRRGAVAKAIAARQSALEAERDEMVLREEAVDVTLPTRRRPVGARHPVEAIQENIADFFVGMGWEIAEGPELEAEWFNFDALNFGPDHPARQMQDTFYVDGGKNLVLRTHTSPVQARSLIARGAPLYVAVPGKVFRTDALDATHTPVFHQCEGLAIDKGLTMANLVGTLDAFARAMFGPEAKTRLRPSFFPFTEPSAEMDLWFPQKKGGAGWIEWGGCGMVHPNVLRAAGVDPDEYQGFAFGVGVERAVMLRHGIADMHDIVEGDVRFSTQFGTEI, encoded by the coding sequence ATGTCTGCTGTTGCTGACGCCCTGCCCGACGGCCCGAGCCCGCTCGACGTCGCGGCGCTCGATGCCGCCGTCGCCCAGGCGCTCGCCGACGTCGCGGCTGCGACCGACCTCGACGCCCTGAAGACCGTGCGCACCGCCCACACGGGCGACCGCAGCCCGCTCGCGCTCGCGAACCGCGCGATCGGCGCCCTTCCGGGGCCGGACAAGGCCGCCGCGGGCAAGAACCTCGGACCGCGCCGCGGTGCCGTCGCGAAGGCGATCGCGGCGCGGCAGTCCGCGCTCGAGGCCGAGCGCGACGAGATGGTCCTGCGGGAGGAGGCGGTGGACGTCACCCTGCCGACGCGACGCCGGCCGGTCGGTGCCCGCCACCCGGTCGAGGCGATCCAGGAGAACATCGCCGACTTCTTCGTCGGCATGGGCTGGGAGATCGCGGAGGGTCCCGAGCTCGAGGCCGAGTGGTTCAACTTCGACGCCCTGAACTTCGGCCCCGACCACCCGGCACGGCAGATGCAGGACACGTTCTACGTCGACGGCGGGAAGAACCTCGTCCTGCGCACGCACACGTCGCCCGTCCAGGCGCGCTCTCTCATCGCGCGTGGCGCACCGCTGTACGTCGCCGTGCCCGGCAAGGTGTTCCGCACGGACGCGCTCGACGCGACCCACACCCCGGTGTTCCACCAGTGCGAGGGTCTCGCGATCGACAAGGGCCTGACGATGGCGAACCTGGTCGGCACGCTCGACGCGTTCGCGCGGGCCATGTTCGGCCCCGAGGCCAAGACGCGCCTGCGGCCGTCGTTCTTCCCGTTCACGGAGCCGTCCGCCGAGATGGACCTGTGGTTCCCGCAGAAGAAGGGCGGGGCCGGCTGGATCGAGTGGGGTGGCTGCGGCATGGTGCACCCCAACGTGCTGCGCGCCGCCGGCGTCGACCCTGACGAGTACCAGGGCTTCGCGTTCGGCGTCGGCGTCGAGCGTGCGGTCATGCTCCGCCACGGGATCGCTGACATGCACGACATCGTGGAGGGCGACGTCCGCTTCTCCACCCAGTTCGGGACGGAGATCTGA
- a CDS encoding DUF1844 domain-containing protein has product MSTPETEQATRDIADVAAVEVITAAAVHLMSAAAVKCGLAEDAAEQDHLDLDEARKLITALAALVTASASDIGTVHARSLRDGLRSLQLAFREASVIPDAPGEGPGEEYTGSVVPTASGSVTV; this is encoded by the coding sequence ATGAGCACCCCCGAGACCGAGCAGGCCACCCGCGACATCGCCGACGTGGCCGCCGTCGAGGTCATCACCGCCGCCGCGGTGCACCTCATGAGCGCCGCAGCCGTGAAGTGCGGCCTCGCCGAGGACGCCGCCGAGCAGGACCACCTCGACCTCGACGAGGCCCGCAAGCTGATCACGGCGCTCGCCGCGCTGGTCACGGCGTCGGCGTCCGACATCGGCACCGTCCACGCCCGCTCCCTGCGGGACGGGCTGCGCTCGCTCCAGCTCGCGTTCCGCGAGGCGTCGGTGATCCCGGACGCGCCGGGCGAGGGCCCGGGCGAGGAGTACACGGGGTCCGTCGTGCCGACGGCCTCCGGCTCCGTCACCGTCTGA
- a CDS encoding TrmH family RNA methyltransferase — MSTPDARTAPPADDVTLANPRADRVKQVRALSGRSARLRHAQLLVEGPQGVREAVRCSPDAVRDVYLTPATAQRYAEIADAARAAGIRVHLGTHEVLAAMSPDAQGVLAVVRTHTPTLDEALGALDGPDGGRRRSLLVAVLATVRDPGNAGTVIRAADAAGADLVVLAGDSVDVHNPKVVRSTAGSLFHVPVVSGVPLADVVDAVHERGLTVLAADGAGPHDLDDLLDVAGPSHAGERGAGTPDLAASTAWVFGNEAWGLPEKDRELADAVVRVPIRGRAESLNLATAATVCLYASSRAQR, encoded by the coding sequence TTGAGCACCCCGGACGCCCGGACGGCTCCTCCCGCAGACGACGTCACGCTCGCCAACCCGCGAGCCGACCGCGTCAAGCAGGTGAGGGCGCTGTCCGGGCGTTCGGCACGCCTGCGGCACGCCCAGCTCCTCGTCGAGGGGCCGCAGGGCGTGCGCGAGGCGGTCCGCTGTTCGCCCGACGCCGTCCGCGACGTCTACCTCACCCCGGCGACGGCGCAGCGGTACGCCGAGATCGCCGACGCTGCGCGGGCCGCGGGCATCCGCGTGCACCTGGGCACGCACGAGGTCCTCGCGGCCATGAGCCCCGACGCCCAGGGCGTGCTCGCCGTGGTGCGCACCCACACCCCCACGCTGGACGAGGCGCTCGGCGCGCTCGACGGCCCGGACGGCGGACGGCGGCGGTCGCTGCTGGTCGCCGTGCTGGCCACGGTGCGCGACCCGGGCAACGCCGGCACCGTCATCCGCGCGGCCGACGCCGCCGGAGCAGACCTCGTCGTCCTCGCGGGCGACAGCGTGGACGTGCACAACCCCAAGGTCGTGCGCTCGACCGCCGGCTCGCTGTTCCACGTCCCCGTCGTCAGCGGTGTCCCGCTCGCCGACGTGGTCGACGCCGTGCACGAGCGCGGTCTCACGGTCCTGGCCGCCGACGGCGCCGGGCCGCACGACCTCGACGACCTGCTCGACGTCGCCGGGCCCTCCCACGCGGGTGAGCGAGGAGCCGGGACGCCCGACCTCGCCGCGTCGACCGCGTGGGTCTTCGGCAACGAGGCGTGGGGCCTGCCGGAGAAGGATCGCGAGCTCGCCGACGCCGTCGTGCGCGTGCCCATCCGGGGCCGAGCCGAGTCGCTCAACCTGGCCACGGCCGCCACGGTGTGCCTGTACGCGTCGAGCCGCGCGCAGCGCTGA
- the infC gene encoding translation initiation factor IF-3, protein MRVSEVRLIGPGGEQVGVVATAVALKLAQDADLDLVEVAPDARPPVAKLMDYGKFKYESDMKAREARRNQANTVLKEIRFRLKIDAHDYETKKGHVVRFLEGGDKVKVMIMFRGREQSRPEMGVRLLTRLAEEVADLGSVESMPKQDGRNMTMVLGPVKKKADAKAEQRKRAEEVNASRITKSEARRAAAGGDEDFEPEAAPVRRERVEAEPVEPAVPFEEMVAAAKAAPLEPAPVETAPVAPEPAAPRATASRPAPARTAGGKPAGARPATAKPAVARPAAARPAAAKPAAATPATPRPATPKPATATPAAPPKPAAPKPAVPKPAPKPSPRSPR, encoded by the coding sequence ATCCGCGTCTCCGAGGTCCGGCTCATCGGCCCCGGCGGGGAGCAGGTCGGCGTTGTCGCAACGGCGGTCGCCCTGAAGCTCGCCCAGGACGCCGACCTCGACCTGGTCGAGGTCGCCCCGGACGCACGTCCGCCCGTCGCCAAGCTCATGGACTACGGCAAGTTCAAGTACGAGTCCGACATGAAGGCGCGTGAGGCCCGGCGCAACCAGGCCAACACCGTCCTCAAGGAGATCCGTTTCCGCCTCAAGATCGACGCGCACGACTACGAGACCAAGAAGGGTCACGTGGTCCGCTTCCTCGAGGGCGGCGACAAGGTCAAGGTCATGATCATGTTCCGCGGCCGTGAGCAGTCGCGCCCCGAGATGGGCGTGCGGCTGCTGACGCGGCTGGCGGAGGAGGTCGCGGACCTGGGCTCGGTCGAGTCCATGCCCAAGCAGGACGGCCGCAACATGACCATGGTCCTCGGGCCGGTGAAGAAGAAGGCCGACGCCAAGGCCGAGCAGCGCAAGCGGGCCGAGGAGGTCAACGCCTCGCGCATCACCAAGTCGGAGGCCCGCCGCGCGGCAGCCGGCGGGGACGAGGACTTCGAGCCCGAGGCCGCGCCGGTCCGGCGCGAGCGCGTCGAGGCCGAGCCGGTCGAGCCGGCGGTGCCGTTCGAGGAGATGGTCGCGGCTGCCAAGGCAGCGCCGCTGGAGCCCGCTCCGGTCGAGACCGCCCCGGTCGCGCCCGAGCCCGCCGCCCCGCGCGCCACGGCGTCGCGTCCGGCCCCCGCGAGGACCGCGGGCGGGAAGCCTGCCGGTGCCCGCCCGGCCACGGCGAAGCCGGCGGTGGCCCGTCCGGCCGCCGCGAGGCCCGCTGCTGCGAAGCCGGCCGCCGCCACCCCGGCGACCCCGCGCCCCGCGACTCCGAAGCCGGCCACCGCCACCCCGGCCGCGCCCCCCAAGCCGGCCGCGCCGAAGCCTGCGGTCCCGAAGCCGGCACCCAAGCCCAGCCCGCGCAGCCCTCGCTGA
- a CDS encoding S1C family serine protease, which yields MSARARRARAPQARARALLAAAAIAALAGCGTVPPFPGLPSAEPSAVVASDLVPEAARQAAPSLAPSDAAALSPDGFDAVQRMAVRIRNIGCGELSTGSGFAIDANTLITNRHVVADAATLQVSTYDGRDVEVATASTAGLADLAVVRTEDALPSAPELGEEDPVLGERVTVVGYPEGGALTITQGTVIGTRSDPLNENLGEVLVTDARVEPGSSGSAALDDSGRVVGVVYAKTDDGRSLLVPVSTLRAMLADTAQFTPVTPCS from the coding sequence GTGAGTGCACGGGCTCGGAGGGCACGGGCTCCGCAGGCGCGAGCGCGGGCGCTCCTCGCGGCGGCGGCGATCGCCGCGCTCGCCGGGTGCGGCACCGTCCCGCCCTTTCCCGGGCTGCCCTCGGCCGAGCCGTCCGCCGTGGTCGCCAGCGATCTGGTCCCCGAGGCGGCCCGGCAGGCCGCACCCTCCCTCGCGCCGTCCGACGCCGCAGCGCTGTCCCCCGACGGCTTCGACGCCGTGCAACGGATGGCGGTGCGCATCCGCAACATCGGGTGCGGGGAGCTCTCGACGGGGTCCGGCTTCGCGATCGACGCGAACACGCTCATCACCAACCGCCATGTCGTCGCCGACGCGGCGACGCTGCAGGTCAGCACGTACGACGGGCGCGACGTCGAGGTCGCGACGGCGAGCACCGCGGGCCTGGCCGACCTCGCCGTCGTGCGCACCGAGGACGCCCTGCCGTCGGCGCCCGAGCTCGGCGAGGAGGACCCGGTGCTCGGCGAGCGCGTCACCGTCGTCGGGTACCCCGAGGGCGGCGCGCTGACGATCACGCAGGGCACGGTGATCGGCACGCGCAGCGACCCGCTGAACGAGAACCTCGGCGAGGTGCTGGTCACGGACGCACGCGTCGAGCCCGGCTCCTCGGGGTCCGCGGCGCTCGACGACAGCGGCCGCGTCGTCGGCGTCGTCTACGCCAAGACCGACGACGGGCGGTCCCTGCTGGTGCCGGTCTCGACCTTGCGGGCGATGCTCGCCGACACCGCGCAGTTCACGCCCGTGACGCCCTGCTCCTGA